A genomic segment from Salvelinus alpinus chromosome 8, SLU_Salpinus.1, whole genome shotgun sequence encodes:
- the LOC139583265 gene encoding putative nuclease HARBI1 codes for MSSSPSLATEDSVTSKRSSIGLQMVCNADCVISNVVAKWPGSVHDSRIFRASEIYQCLSQGEFSGVLLGDRGYGCQPFLLTPFTDPQEAQQAYNHAHARTRARVEMTFGLLKARFHCLHKLRVSPVRACDITVACAVLHNVACLRKERAPRVPPAMDWDNPAIFPDDDSGRLLRDQYVLNYFS; via the exons atgtcttcatctccttccctggccacagaagactctgtgacatcaaagaggagttctataggattgcag atggtctgcaatgctgactgtgtgatcagcaatgttgtggcaaaatggcctggctcagtccatgactccagaatctttcgggcctctgaaatctatcagtgcctatcacaag gtgaattctctggtgtgttgctgggagacagggggtatggctgccagccttttctcctgacacctttcacagacccccaggaagcacagcaggcctacaaccatgcccatgccaggaccagggccagagttgaaatgacctttggcctcctgaaggcacgctttcactgccttcacaaattaagggtcagccctgttagggcatgtgatattactgtggcttgtgctgtcctccacaatgtggcctgcctgaggaaggagagggcccccagagtgccaccagccatggactgggacaatccggcaatcttccctgatgacgacagtggtcggctgctgagggaccaatatgtgttgaattattttagttag
- the LOC139583266 gene encoding uncharacterized protein isoform X1, with the protein MCVCVCVCVCVCRLNMNGPKRTWQQVKIKYKNILQNAVKKNTHRQGTGGGSPKADLTPAEDMALELNKGRPVLEGIPGGKETSIGSSQDATRFIQVSGSTVFLLEPPAQAPDDADPGEGPSAAATAHDGDDDEEETISLDSRRHEDPDAIQWENQPGNISSQAIRKLYGNHLRRQIELADIDIQYKKKKMENLALESEIKKRTIRKLDLEIKKLERELQEDDTAQNKN; encoded by the exons atgtgtgtgtgtgtgtgtgtgtgtgtgtgtgtgtgtagattaaacatgaacgggccaaaacggacatggcagcaggtcaaaatcaaatacaagaacattctgcagaatg cagtgaaaaagaatacccacagacaaggcacgggtggtgggtcaccaaaggctgaccttaccccagcagaggacatggccttggagctaaataaaggcaggcccgtcttagaggggatccctggggggaaagagacgagcataggttcctcccaagatgccacccgcttcattcaag tgtctggcagcactgtgttcctgttagagccaccagcacaagcaccagacgatgctgatcca ggtgaaggccccagtgcagcagcaacagcacatgatggagacgatgatgaggaggagaccatctctctggattccagaaggcatgag gacccagatgctatacagtgggaaaaccagcctggcaacata agctcacaagctatcagaaagttgtatggcaaccacctccggcgccaaatagaactggcagacatagacattcagtacaagaagaaaaagatggaaaatcttgcactggagtccgaaataaaaaagaggacaattaggaaactggaccttgaaataaaaaaacttgagagggag ctccaagaagatgacacagctcaaaataaaaattag
- the LOC139583266 gene encoding uncharacterized protein isoform X2 codes for MALELNKGRPVLEGIPGGKETSIGSSQDATRFIQVSGSTVFLLEPPAQAPDDADPGEGPSAAATAHDGDDDEEETISLDSRRHEDPDAIQWENQPGNISSQAIRKLYGNHLRRQIELADIDIQYKKKKMENLALESEIKKRTIRKLDLEIKKLERELQEDDTAQNKN; via the exons atggccttggagctaaataaaggcaggcccgtcttagaggggatccctggggggaaagagacgagcataggttcctcccaagatgccacccgcttcattcaag tgtctggcagcactgtgttcctgttagagccaccagcacaagcaccagacgatgctgatcca ggtgaaggccccagtgcagcagcaacagcacatgatggagacgatgatgaggaggagaccatctctctggattccagaaggcatgag gacccagatgctatacagtgggaaaaccagcctggcaacata agctcacaagctatcagaaagttgtatggcaaccacctccggcgccaaatagaactggcagacatagacattcagtacaagaagaaaaagatggaaaatcttgcactggagtccgaaataaaaaagaggacaattaggaaactggaccttgaaataaaaaaacttgagagggag ctccaagaagatgacacagctcaaaataaaaattag